The nucleotide sequence CGATGGAGGGCTCGTCCAGCACATACATCACGCCGACCAGCCCGGCACCGATCTGGCTGGCCAGCCGGATGCGCTGCGCCTCACCGCCTGACAGCGTGTCGGCCTGACGCTCAAGGGTCAGGTAATCAAGGCCAACGTTTACCAGAAAAGACAGCCTTTCGCGGATCTCCTTAACAATCTTGTCCGCGATCTCTCCGCGCCAGCCCTGGAGCTTGAGCGCCTCGAATCGATCGAGCGCCTGACCCACCGGCAGGCGGGTCATGGTCGGCAGGTTGTCCTCGCCGACGAACACGTGCCGCGCGCCCCGGTTGAGACGCTGGCCTTCACAATCCGGACAGACCTTCTCGGAGATGTAACGGCTGAGCTCTTCGCGCACCATCGGCGACTCGGTTTCCCGATAGCGTCGCTCAAGGTTCGGAATAATCCCCTCGAATCGATGCTGGCGTTCCCAGCGGTCACCGCCCTCGTTTAAATAAGAGAACTTAATTTTCTGCTCGCCGGAACCCTGGAGCACCACCTTTCGGACCGAAGCGGGCAACTCCTTAAAAGGTGTCTCGATGTCGAACTTGTAGTGTTTGGCCAGCGACTTGATGAGCTGGAAATAATAAGCGTTGCGGCGGTCCCAGCCGCGAACCGCACCGCCCGCAAGGCTCCGCTCGGGATGCGCAACCACGCGGTCGGGATCGAACACCTGAATCACGCCCAGGCCGTCACAGGTGCTGCAGGCGCCGGTGGGATTATTAAAGGAGAACAGCCGCGGCTCCAGTTCCGGCAGGCTGTAGCCGCACACCGGGCAGGAGAACTTTGAGGAGAACACAAGCTCGGTGCCGTCATCGTCCATGCTCACGACGCGCGCCACGCCGTTCGCGAGGTTGAGGGCGGTTTCAAACGATTCCGCCAGGCGCTGCTTCATGTCTTCCCGCACCTTAAATCGGTCGACAACCGCTTCGATGGTGTGTTTCACCCGCAGCGCCAGCTCGGGAACGTTGTCCAGGTCAACCACCTTCCCGTCCACCCGCGCACGCACAAAACCCTGCGAGCGGAGCTCGTCGAACACCTGCACGTGCTCGCCTTTTCGTTCTTTAACCACGGGCGCCAGCAGCATCAGGCGCGACCCCTCAGGCTGTGCGAGCACCTGATCGACCATCTGACTGACGGTTTGCGCGTCCAGCACCTCGTCGTGATCCGGGCAGCGAGGGATCCCCACCCGCGCGTACAGCAGCCGCAGGTAGTCGTAGATTTCCGTAATGGTGCCGACTGTCGATCGCGGGTTGTGAGAGGTGGACTTCTGCTCGATAGAGATGGCCGGCGACAGGCCTTCGATATGGTCGACGTCGGGCTTTTCCATCATCGACAGAAACTGCCGCGCGTAGGCGGACAGCGACTCGACGTAGCGACGCTGCCCCTCAGCGTAGATCGTGTCGAACGCGAGCGATGATTTGCCTGACCCGGAAAGGCCGGTAAACACAATCAGCTGGTCGCGCGGCAGCTCCAGGTCCACGTTCGCCAGGTTGTGTGTTCGTGCGCCCCGAATGGAGATCTGATCCATAAATCCTGCGGCCCGTTTGCGAGGGGAAACCGATAACTATAAGCGCGTTCGGGGCGCCCGCGCAAAGCTCGACCGTGTCTAATATTTCTTGCGGCGATCGTTGACTGAGAGCCGCTCATTCGGTAGCATCCTCGCTCTTTTGTGGCCAACTTTTCTGGAGCACGACGATGTACGCTGTTTTCGCCACTGGTGGCAAACAATATCGCGCTGAACCCGGTGACCGGATTCGCGTAGAAAAGCTGGATGCTGACGAAGGCGCCCAAATCGAGCTTGACCAGGTGATGCTGGTCGCCGACGGCGACGACGTGACAATCGGTGAGCCGCTGGTCAGCGGTAGCGTGGTGCAGGCTCGCGTTGTGGGCCACGGTCGGGGCGATAAGATCAGAATCGTCAAATTCCGTCGCCGTAAGCACAGCCGTAAGCAAATGGGCCATCGCCAGTACTACACCGAGCTGGAGATTGTGGGTGTCGGCGCTGCCGGCAGCAAGCCCGCCGCCAAGCCCAAGGCTGAAGCCAAGCCGAAGGCAGAGCCCAAGCCGGAACCGAAGGCCGAGCCGGCCGCTGACGCTGAAGCGCCCGCGCTGAAGTTCCTGGACGGTCCAAACGGTGAGCCGGATGACCTGCAGCGTATTTCCGGCGTAGGTCCGGTGCTCGAGCGCAAGCTCAATGGGCTGGGCATCTACCACTACAGTCAGATTGCGGCCTTTACGCCGGAGCAGATCGCTCAGGTGGACGAAGTGCTGAACTTTAAGGGTCGCATTGAACGAGATAACTGGCTCACTCAGGCGACGGAGCTTGAGCAGGCCAAGAACGAGGACTGATCCATGGCTCATAAGAAAGCAGGCGGTAGTACCCGCAACGGTCGCGATTCGAACCCTAAGTATCTGGGCGTCAAGCGCTACGGCGGTGAGGCGGTGAAAGCCGGCAATATCCTGGTTCGCCAGCGCGGCACCCGCTTCCACGCTGGTGAAAACGTGGGTCTCGGACGAGATCACACGCTGTTTGCCCTGGTTGATGGACGCGTAACGTTTGCCCAGAAGGGCCCTAAGAACCGCAAGTTTGTTGCCGTGGAGCCGCTCGAGGCCTAAGCCTGGCCGCAGCGGCGCTCTGAAACTCAGAGCACATGCCACCGATTTGCCAGACGCGGGCCCAGGCCCGCGTTTTTTTTTGCCTTTTCGTCGCCGATAATTACGGCGCGGCCGATTTGGACAGCGTGACCTTGAATGAAATTTGTTGATGAAGCACGGATCAGGGTCCTTGCCGGCAATGGCGGCAACGGGGCTCTGAGCTTCCGTCGCGAGAAGTATGTCCCTCGAGGCGGACCGGACGGCGGTGACGGTGGTCAGGGTGGCAGCGTTTATCTGCTGGCTGACGAGCGGCTCAATACCCTGGTGGACTTTCGTCATCAGAGAATCTTCCGCGCCCAGCGAGGCACGGACGGCGCTGGTAAAAATCGAACGGGCGCGGGCGGTGATGACCTGATGATCCCGGTTCCCATCGGCACGCTGGTGCAGGTCTGTGAGACGGAAGAGCTGATCGGCGATCTGACGGCCGACGGGCAGAAGCTGCTGGTTGCCCGTGGCGGGGAAGGCGGTAAAGGCAACGCGCGCTTCAAATCGTCCACCAACCAGGCCCCCCGCAAGACCACACCCGGAGTGCCCGGCGAAGAGCGCGAGCTGCACCTGGAGCTGAAGCTGCTGGCGGATGTGGGCCTCGTCGGATTTCCCAACGCCGGCAAATCGACGCTGGTGCGCGCCGTCTCAGCGGCAACCCCCAAGGTGGCGGACTATCCGTTCACGACGCTCTATCCAAGCTTAGGTGTGGTCAGCATGGACCGGGGCCGAAGCTATGTGGTCGCTGACGTTCCGGGCTTGATCGAAGGGGCTGCTGACGGGGCCGGGCTGGGGATTCAGTTCCTGAAACATATCCAGCGTACCCGCATCCTGTGGCACGTCGTTGATCTGGCGCCGCTGGACGGCTCGGATCCGGCCGAGCAGGTCCAGCGTATTGAACAGGAACTGGAGAAGTTCGATCCGGCACTGGTCGGCTGGCCGCGCTGGCTGATTCTCAACAAAGCCGACCTCATGGCAGAGGACGAGTTGACGGATCGTGTGGCGAAGGTTTTGGCGGACTTGAGCTGGGAGGCGCCACACTACGTGGTTTCGGCGGTGTCCGGCACAGGCCTCGACGCACTCAAAAACGACTCGATGGCGGCCGTGGAAACGCTCGACGAGCAGGCAGCAGCGGAAGCGGACGGCGCTGAGCCTGGTCTAACGGAGGAGGGTGACGCGGTGCTTGCGGGCCGGCAGGCCGGCCCGGAAGCGGATGACGCTCAGGACAGCGCCTGAATAGCCTTATTCAGCCGACTCTTATGACGAGCCGCTTTATTCTTATGAATCAGGCCCTTGGCGCTGACCTTGTCGATCACAGGCACGGCGGCCTGATACGCTTGCTGGGCAGCGTCCTTGTCGCCGGCTTCAACCGCCGCGAGGACCTTCTTGATCACCGTCCGAAAATTCGAACGGATCGATGCGTTGTGAGTTCGGCGGCTGTTGGCCTGCCGGATGCGTTTGCGGGCCGATACTGAGTGCGCCACGGTGATAACTCCGAATCAAAAAAAGCGCGCTAGTATGCCGCCGTCCGAGGTTTTTATCAACCTTGTGGTCGTCGTGCTAGAGCCGGGTTTGGGCGTTGAAGCTCCTTAAGGCCACCGGGATTGTCAGCCTGATGACGCTCCTGTCGCGGGTGCTGGGTTTTGTGCGCGATGTGGTGCTCGCGCGAAGCTTCGGCGCGAGCGCCGCAACCGATGCCTTTTACGTGGCGCTGAAGGTCCCGAACCTGCTGCGGCGCATGTTTGCCGAGGGGGCTTTTTCCCTCGCGTTTGTGCCGGTGTTCTCCGAATACCGAGCGCAGCGCTCACCCGAGGAGCTCAAAGGTTTGCTCGACGCGGTCGCCGGCGCCCTGACCGCGGTGCTGCTGGTGATCGTGGCCGTCGGAATGATGGCGGCACCGGTGCTGGTCGCCATCTTTGCGCCGGGTTTTATCGGCGAAGCCGGCCAGTTTGCGCTGGCGACCGACATGCTGCGCATCACTTTTCCGTACGCGCTCGCGATCTGCCTCACGGCGTTGGCTGGTGGCGTGCTGAACAGCTTTGGACGCTTTGCCGTCCCGGCCTTCACGCCGGTGCTGCTCAACGTGGCGCTCATCACCGCCGCGCTGGCGTTGGCACCGCGCATGGCCGAACCGATCAAGGCGCTGGCTTGGGGCGTGCTGGCTGCCGGGATCATTCAGCTCGCTTTCCAGATTCCTTCGCTAATGCGTCTGGGCCTGCTGCCACGACCGCGCTGGAACTGGCATCACGAGGGCGTAGTTCGGATCCGCAAGCTGATGCTGCCGGCACTGTTTGGCTCGTCAGTAGCCCAGCTCAACATCATGCTGGATACGCTGATCGCCTCATTGATCTCCGTGGGCAGCATCACGTGGCTTTACTACTCCGATCGGCTGCTGGAATTCCCGCTGGGGCTTTTTGGCATCGCGCTGTCCACCGTCATCCTGCCGACGCTGTCGCGGCTTCACGCCGGTGCCGACGGCCAGGGCTTTTCGGCGGCCCTGGACTGGGGATTGCGGCTGGGATTGATGATTGCGCTGCCGGCGGCGCTCGGCTTGATCCTGCTGGCGCAGCCGCTGGTGGCCACGCTGTTTAACTACGGCAGCTTCGCCGACACGGACGTGATCAACACCGCAGCGAGCGTCATCGCCTACGGCGCCGGGCTGCCGGCGTTTGTGGCGATCAAGGTGCTGGCGCCGGCGTTTTACTCACGACAGGACACGCGCACACCGGTGCGGGTGGCGGTGATCGCCATGGTGTCCAACATGGTGCTGAACGTGCTGTTTGTGGTGCTGCTCATGCGTTACCCCGTCGCGCCACCGCATGCGGGGCTGGCTGCCGCCAGCTCGCTGTCGGGCTATCTGAACGCCTCGCTGCTGTACCGGCAGCTGCGGCGGGAGGGGGTGATCGTGCACAACGCTCGCTGGCTACGCAGCAGCCTGTTTATGGTGCTGGGTTGTGCGGCCATTCTGGCGATTGTTCTGACCCTCGCACCGGCCGCGGAGCGGTGGCTGGAGGCCACGCTGCTGGAGCGTGTTCGATGGCTGTCGCTGTGTGTGATCACAGCTGCAGCAAGCTATGGTTTGCTGGCGCTCGTCATGCGGGTTCCGGTACGACCCTCGCAGTCCTGGCAGGAGTCTGACTAAGCTCGTTTTTGCCCCTGCCGCTGGCTATACTCGACCGCTTATGTGCTGCTTTTCATACCAACAGTGAAGCTCTTTCGCGACCTGGATTTGCGCCAGCCGATTGCGCCCGCCTGTGTGGCGACCATCGGCAATTTTGACGGCATCCATCTGGGGCATCAGGCCCTGATCGACCGGGTCGAAAAAGAGGCGGCGGCAAGGGAGCTGGCGGCAGTGCTAGTTACCTTTGAGCCGTTGGCGCGCGAGTACTTTGCGCCGGAGAAAGCGCCGGGTCGAATCTATAACGCCTCGCAGCGGATTCGACAGCTATCCCGCCAGCATCTGGACGCCGTCTGGCTGATGCGTTTCAACCGCTATTTGGCGTCGCTGTCGGCCGATGAGTTTGTGCAGTACCTGATCAAGGGCATCAACCCCCAGCTGGTGGTGGTCGGGGAAGGCTTTCGCTTTGGCCGGGATCGGGCCGGTACGGTCGAAAGCCTTGGCTTCGGGGGCGCCGTTGAGGTGGTCGCCATGCCGGCGGTGTGTGTCGACGACGAGCGGGTGAGCAGTACGCGCATCCGCCGCGTATTGGCTGACGGCGACATGGACGCGGCGGGGCGCCTGCTCGGACGGCCCTTTGGCATGTACGGCCGGGTGGTGCGAGGCCAGCAGCTGGGCCGGACCCTCGGCTTTCCGACCGCGAATATCCGGCTGCACCGGCGCAGCACCCCAATCAACGGGATCTTTGCCGTTCGGGTTTCGGGCGGTGGCTTGACGCAGCAGCCTGGAGTGGCCAGCATCGGCACCCGGCCTACGGTGGGCGGTAAAGAAACGCTGCTGGAGGTGCACGTGTTCGATTTCAGCGGTGACCTCTATGGCACCCATCTGGACGTGACGCTGGTGGCCAAGCTGCGGGACGAAGAAAAATTTGACGACCTGGATACGATGACAGTCCAGATGCATGAGGACGCCAGGCAGGCGCGTGAGCTCCTGGCGGCCTGACAAGGATAGAAAGTGACCAATAGCTACAAAGAAACGCTGAATCTGCCAAAAACGTCTTTCCCGATGAAAGGCAACCTGGCTCAGCGTGAGCCGCAGATGCTCAAGCAATGGGCGGAGAGCGGGCATTTCGAGAAAATTCGCGAGCACAACGCCTCGCGCGACAAGACCTGGGTGCTCCATGACGGCCCGCCCTATGCCAATGGCGCGATTCACCTGGGTCACGCGGTCAACAAGATCCTGAAAGACATGATCGTGAAGTCGCGCATGCTCGACGGCTATTACTCGCCGTACGTACCTGGCTGGGACTGTCATGGTCTGCCGATCGAACTCCAGGTCGAAAAGAAGGTGGGCAAGGTCGGGCAGAAGGTGGATGCTGCCGAGTTTCGGAAGCGCTGTCGCGAATATGCGCTGAAGCAGATCGACGTGCAGCGCGACGGCTTCAAGCGCCTCGGCGGCATCGGCGATTGGGACAACCCCTATCAGACGCTGAACTTCCAGTACGAAGCCGACATGCTGCGTGCGCTGTCGCAGATCATCGATAAAGGGCATCTGGTTCGCGGCGCGAAGCCCGTGCACTGGTGTTTTGACTGCGGCTCAGCGTTGGCGGAAGCCGAAATCGAGTACATGGACAAAACCTCGCCGGCCATCGACGTCGCGTTCGACGCGGTGGATCCGGGCGACCTGGCAAAGCGTTTTGGCTACGACCTTCAGGGCGAGCGGGTCAGCGTGGTCATCTGGACCACCACACCCTGGACCCTGCCGGCCAACCAGGCGGTGTCTCTGCATCCCGAGTTTGATTATCAGCTGGTGCGCTTCGGCGCGGATCACCTGCTGGTGCTCGTCGGCGAACTGACGGAAACCTGCCTGCAGCGCTACGGCGCCGAGGGTGAGCCAGAGGTGCTGGGTTCCGCCAAAGGCGCCGCGCTGGAGCTGGTGCAGGTCAAACATCCCTTCGACGACCGCCAGGTGCCTCTGATTCTCGGGGATCACGTCACCACCGAAGCGGGTACCGGTAGCGTTCATACGGCGCCGGCCCACGGTCAGGAGGACTTTGAGGTGGGTGCCCAATACGAGCTTCCCGTGGTCAACCCGGTGGGAGACAACGGATTGTTTGTCGAAGGCACCCCGATCTTTGCCGGCGAGCACGTGTGGAAAGCCAACGATCACATCATCGAAGTGCTTCGCGAAAACGACGTGCTCCTAAAGGCCGAAGACTACACGCATAGCTATCCCCACTGCTGGCGGCACAAGACGCCCACAGCGTTTCGGGTCACGCCGCAGTGGTTTATTTCTATGGAGAAGGAAGGGCTGCGCAAAAACGTGCTGGCGACAATCCCGGACGTACGCTGGGTGCCCGATTGGGGCGAGCAGCGCATGCAGGGCATGATCGAAAGCCGTCCCGACTGGTGTATCTCCCGGCAGCGTACCTGGGGTGTGCCAATCGCGATCTTCGCCCATAAGGAAACCCATCTGCCGCATCCGGATAGTGCGGAGCTGATGCGCAAAGTGGCCGACCTGGTCGAGGCTGAGGGTGTAGACGCCTGGTACGACCTCGACCCGACCACGCTCATCGGTGATGAGGCGGCGGACTATGAAAAGGTCACCGACATCCTGGACGTATGGTTCGATTCCGGCGCCTCTCATTATTGTG is from Pseudomonadota bacterium and encodes:
- the obgE gene encoding GTPase ObgE — protein: MKFVDEARIRVLAGNGGNGALSFRREKYVPRGGPDGGDGGQGGSVYLLADERLNTLVDFRHQRIFRAQRGTDGAGKNRTGAGGDDLMIPVPIGTLVQVCETEELIGDLTADGQKLLVARGGEGGKGNARFKSSTNQAPRKTTPGVPGEERELHLELKLLADVGLVGFPNAGKSTLVRAVSAATPKVADYPFTTLYPSLGVVSMDRGRSYVVADVPGLIEGAADGAGLGIQFLKHIQRTRILWHVVDLAPLDGSDPAEQVQRIEQELEKFDPALVGWPRWLILNKADLMAEDELTDRVAKVLADLSWEAPHYVVSAVSGTGLDALKNDSMAAVETLDEQAAAEADGAEPGLTEEGDAVLAGRQAGPEADDAQDSA
- the rpsT gene encoding 30S ribosomal protein S20, whose translation is MAHSVSARKRIRQANSRRTHNASIRSNFRTVIKKVLAAVEAGDKDAAQQAYQAAVPVIDKVSAKGLIHKNKAARHKSRLNKAIQALS
- the rplU gene encoding 50S ribosomal protein L21, with product MYAVFATGGKQYRAEPGDRIRVEKLDADEGAQIELDQVMLVADGDDVTIGEPLVSGSVVQARVVGHGRGDKIRIVKFRRRKHSRKQMGHRQYYTELEIVGVGAAGSKPAAKPKAEAKPKAEPKPEPKAEPAADAEAPALKFLDGPNGEPDDLQRISGVGPVLERKLNGLGIYHYSQIAAFTPEQIAQVDEVLNFKGRIERDNWLTQATELEQAKNED
- the murJ gene encoding murein biosynthesis integral membrane protein MurJ; translation: MKLLKATGIVSLMTLLSRVLGFVRDVVLARSFGASAATDAFYVALKVPNLLRRMFAEGAFSLAFVPVFSEYRAQRSPEELKGLLDAVAGALTAVLLVIVAVGMMAAPVLVAIFAPGFIGEAGQFALATDMLRITFPYALAICLTALAGGVLNSFGRFAVPAFTPVLLNVALITAALALAPRMAEPIKALAWGVLAAGIIQLAFQIPSLMRLGLLPRPRWNWHHEGVVRIRKLMLPALFGSSVAQLNIMLDTLIASLISVGSITWLYYSDRLLEFPLGLFGIALSTVILPTLSRLHAGADGQGFSAALDWGLRLGLMIALPAALGLILLAQPLVATLFNYGSFADTDVINTAASVIAYGAGLPAFVAIKVLAPAFYSRQDTRTPVRVAVIAMVSNMVLNVLFVVLLMRYPVAPPHAGLAAASSLSGYLNASLLYRQLRREGVIVHNARWLRSSLFMVLGCAAILAIVLTLAPAAERWLEATLLERVRWLSLCVITAAASYGLLALVMRVPVRPSQSWQESD
- a CDS encoding bifunctional riboflavin kinase/FAD synthetase; its protein translation is MKLFRDLDLRQPIAPACVATIGNFDGIHLGHQALIDRVEKEAAARELAAVLVTFEPLAREYFAPEKAPGRIYNASQRIRQLSRQHLDAVWLMRFNRYLASLSADEFVQYLIKGINPQLVVVGEGFRFGRDRAGTVESLGFGGAVEVVAMPAVCVDDERVSSTRIRRVLADGDMDAAGRLLGRPFGMYGRVVRGQQLGRTLGFPTANIRLHRRSTPINGIFAVRVSGGGLTQQPGVASIGTRPTVGGKETLLEVHVFDFSGDLYGTHLDVTLVAKLRDEEKFDDLDTMTVQMHEDARQARELLAA
- the ileS gene encoding isoleucine--tRNA ligase — its product is MKGNLAQREPQMLKQWAESGHFEKIREHNASRDKTWVLHDGPPYANGAIHLGHAVNKILKDMIVKSRMLDGYYSPYVPGWDCHGLPIELQVEKKVGKVGQKVDAAEFRKRCREYALKQIDVQRDGFKRLGGIGDWDNPYQTLNFQYEADMLRALSQIIDKGHLVRGAKPVHWCFDCGSALAEAEIEYMDKTSPAIDVAFDAVDPGDLAKRFGYDLQGERVSVVIWTTTPWTLPANQAVSLHPEFDYQLVRFGADHLLVLVGELTETCLQRYGAEGEPEVLGSAKGAALELVQVKHPFDDRQVPLILGDHVTTEAGTGSVHTAPAHGQEDFEVGAQYELPVVNPVGDNGLFVEGTPIFAGEHVWKANDHIIEVLRENDVLLKAEDYTHSYPHCWRHKTPTAFRVTPQWFISMEKEGLRKNVLATIPDVRWVPDWGEQRMQGMIESRPDWCISRQRTWGVPIAIFAHKETHLPHPDSAELMRKVADLVEAEGVDAWYDLDPTTLIGDEAADYEKVTDILDVWFDSGASHYCVLARRKELPEIADMYLEGSDQHRGWFQSSLLTSVAMHGRAPYRQVLTHGFTVNSDGKKMSKSEGNAVEPQKVMNSLGADVLRLWVAAADYRYEMSVSEEILRRVSDSYRRIRNTARYLLGNLNGFDPATDVMPVEDCLALDRWAMGRAHELQQAVISAYGDYQYHQIFQKIHHFCSVDMGAFYLDVIKDRLYTTQPDSRARRSAQTAMHHILEAMARWLAPILSFTSEEIWQAMPGERADSVFMETWYEALPAKPEDDACDDEFWRLVLAVREAVSPELEALRREGDIGASLDAEVSVYLPAALYQKLLPIDNELRFVLITSGAGLFPLEDKPDDALTATVDEQEIALTVSRSSYEKCERCWHRRADIGMSLAHPNLCGRCLVNVVGQGETRHFA
- the rpmA gene encoding 50S ribosomal protein L27, with amino-acid sequence MAHKKAGGSTRNGRDSNPKYLGVKRYGGEAVKAGNILVRQRGTRFHAGENVGLGRDHTLFALVDGRVTFAQKGPKNRKFVAVEPLEA